The proteins below come from a single Candida albicans SC5314 chromosome 7, complete sequence genomic window:
- the HGT12 gene encoding Hgt12p (Glucose, fructose, mannose transporter; major facilitator superfamily; role in macrophage-induced hyphal growth; detected at germ tube plasma membrane by mass spectrometry; Snf3p-induced; 12 probable transmembrane segments) gives MSANIQALMKSYVNFDEHTSGSAARGILIGMFAAFGGFLFGYDTGTISGVLSMDYVKARFPNNKTDFTSGESSLIVSILSVGTFVGSLIAPLFSDRIGRRWTLILSTLIVFNLGVLLQTVATEKKLLIAGRAIAGTGVGLISSVIPNYISETTPKWARGAVTASYQWMITWGLLIAACANKGSQGRKDSGSYRIPIGIQFLWALILGIGFLFLPETPRYWVSKSEETKAKDSLRRIRNLPVDHPDLVSEYDDIKANFDFESKYATSSWTQVFKNVNKQHHRLFTGVAIQALQQLTGINFIFYYGTQFFKRSGIEDPFLIQLATNIVNVGMTVPGIILVETWGRRPLLMAGSVVMAVSQLIVAIVGVAASSHAANQCLVAFSCIFIAGFAATWGPLCWAICGESFALNVRSKSISLCTASNWLWNFGIGYATPYMVDSGKGNADLGSKVFFIWGGCNVIGGLFAYFMVYETKSLTLEQVDELYLKVDHAWQSKGFVPSVHAFRDDGDIEHISSDGKAEMVEVDENSV, from the coding sequence ATGAGTGCAAATATCCAAGCTCTTATGAAAAGCTATGTCAATTTTGACGAACACACTTCTGGTTCCGCTGCCAGAGGTATTTTAATCGGTATGTTTGCTGCTTTTGGTGGGTTTTTGTTTGGTTACGACACTGGTACTATTTCTGGTGTATTGTCTATGGACTACGTTAAAGCCAGATTccccaacaacaaaaccGATTTCACTTCTGGTGAAAGTTCCCTTATTGTCTCCATTTTATCAGTCGGTACTTTTGTTGGTTCCTTGATTGCCCCATTGTTTTCCGATAGAATTGGTCGTAGATGGACATTGATTTTATCTActttgattgtttttaaCTTGGGAGTTCTTTTACAAACTGTTGCCactgaaaagaaattgctTATTGCAGGTAGAGCCATTGCCGGTACTGGTGTTGGTTTAATTTCATCTGTTATTCCTAATTATATTTCGGAAACAACACCAAAGTGGGCTAGAGGTGCTGTCACTGCTTCATACCAATGGATGATCACCTGGGGTCTTTTAATTGCTGCTTGTGCCAACAAGGGTTCCCAAGGTAGAAAAGACTCTGGTTCCTATAGAATACCCATTggtattcaatttttgtgGGCATTGATTTTGGGTATTGGTTTCTTGTTTCTCCCAGAAACCCCAAGATACTGGGTTTCCAAGTCTGAAGAAACTAAAGCTAAAGATTCTTTGAGAAGAATTAGAAACTTGCCTGTTGATCACCCAGATTTGGTGCTGGAATACGATGACATTAAAGCAAACTTTGATTTCGAATCCAAATATGCCACTTCTTCTTGGACccaagttttcaaaaacgTTAACAAACAACACCACAGATTATTCACTGGGGTTGCCATCCAAGCTTTGCAACAACTTACTGGtattaatttcatcttctaCTATGGTACTCAATTCTTCAAGCGTTCTGGTATTGAAGATCCTTTCCTTATCCAACTTGCCACTAATATTGTTAATGTTGGTATGACTGTGCCGGGTATTATTTTGGTTGAAACCTGGGGTAGAAGACCATTGTTGATGGCCGGTAGTGTTGTTATGGCTGTCTCCCAATTGATTGTTGCCATTGTTGGTGTTGCTGCTAGCAGTCATGCTGCAAATCAATGTTTAGTTGCTTTCAGTTGTATTTTCATTGCTGGTTTCGCAGCAACTTGGGGACCTCTTTGTTGGGCTATTTGTGGTGAATCCTTTGCTTTGAACGTGAGACTGAAATCAATCTCCTTGTGTACCGCAAGTAACTGGCTTTGGAATTTCGGTATTGGTTATGCTACTCCTTATATGGTTGATTCAGGTAAAGGGAACGCCGACTTGGGTTCAAAGGTGTTTTTCATTTGGGGTGGATGTAACGTCATTGGTGGGTTGTTTGCATACTTTATGGTTTACGAAACCAAGAGTCTTACATTAGAACaagttgatgaattgtACTTGAAAGTTGATCACGCTTGGCAATCTAAAGGATTTGTTCCTAGTGTCCACGCATTTAGAGATGATGGCGATATTGAGCACATCTCTTCTGATGGAAAAGCCGAAATggttgaagttgatgaaaattCCGTTTAA
- the HGT13 gene encoding Hgt13p (Predicted sugar transporter, involved in glycerol utilization; member of the major facilitator superfamily; 12 transmembrane; gene has intron; oxidative stress-induced via Cap1p; expressed in rich medium, 2% glucose) — MESNNKMEKESSLENSRNSSINEFDDSTLSNKVHTFLGYSGTRLNFIISTFAGVGFFLFGYDQSLIGSLLTLPNFEETFPSISGPDDGVLQGTVVSIYEIGCFAGAIATIYCGNKFGRIKCMLIGCIIIIIGAALQASAFSVGHFIVARIVTGVGTGFMTSTVPVWQSELSRATTRGKLIMLMGSLITAGVATAYWVDFGFYFVSENDPKGISWRLPIILQVIFPMMLLSVIFKVPESPRWLMSKKRVREARIVFSAIYNLPENDSEVTSQLAEIQSALELEEAESAGFNIRELVKQGPTRNFQRLSLACWSQIFQQISGINLITYYAGTIFEKYIHMSPFNARILAACNGTEYFLASLLGIVFIERVGRRKLLFFGAIGQALTMMALTIATWQADKQRAENGGGTGAGIAAAVFLFVFNSVFGVSYLGGTWLLPTEVSSLQLRAATAALSTSCNWLFNFMVVMITPVAFQNIGYYTYTIFACINILIAPMIYIFYPETSGRTLEELDIIFSKTPIWKPWEVVAIEKETPKRDFTKDVEKPFTEHIDHVESD; from the exons ATGGaatccaacaacaaaatggaaaaagaaagctcACTTGAAAATTCGAGAAATTCCTCgataaatgaatttgatgattcCACTTTGTCTAACAAGGTACACACATTTTTGGGATACTCGGGTACCCGattaaattttattatatctACTTTTGCTGGTGTTGgattctttttatttgggTACGATCAAAGTTTAATTGGAAGTTTATTAACATTGCCCAATTTTGAAGAAACGTTTCCCTCTATTCTGGGTCCCGACGATGGTGTTCTCCAAGGTACTGTTGTGAGTATTTACGAAATAGGATGTTTTGCTGGAGCTATTGCAACAATCTATTGTGGAAACAAATTTGGGCGTATCAAGTGTATGCTTATTGGGTGTATCATTATAATCATCGGAGCTGCCCTCCAAGCTAGTGCTTTTTCAGTGGGTCattttattgttgctaGAATCGTCACTGGTGTTGGTACTGGGTTTATGACATCGACAGTTCCAGTTTGGCAGTCTGAGTTATCCCGAGCAACCACTAGAGGTAAACTTATTATGTTGATGGGGAGTTTGATCACTGCAGGTGTAGCCACTGCTTATTGGGTCGATTTTGGCTTTTACTTTGTCAGTGAGAACGACCCCAAAGGTATTTCATGGAGACTTCCAATTATATTACAAGTAATTTTTCCAATGATGTTGCTAAGTGTTATTTTCAAAGTACCCGAATCTCCACGTTGGTTAATGTCCAAGAAAAGAGTTCGCGAAGCAAGAATAGTGTTTTCTGCAATCTATAACTTGCCAGAAAATGACAGCGAAGTGACCAGTCAGTTGGCAGAGATTCAAAGTGCATTAGAATTAGAAGAAGCCGAGTCTGCTGGATTTAATATTAGGGAATTGGTGAAACAGGGCCCAACAAGAAACTTTCAGAGATTAAGTTTGGCCTGCTGGTCACAAATTTTCCAACAAATATCTggaataaatttgattacCTATTATGCCGGTActatttttgaaaaatacaTCCACATGTCGCCATTCAATGCTAGAATTTTAGCGGCCTGTAACGGGACTGAATACTTTTTGGCTTCATTATTGGgtattgtttttattgaaaGAGTTGGAAGACGGAAGTTATTGTTTTTCGGAGCCATTGGCCAAGCTTTGACTATGATGGCATTGACCATTGCTACATGGCAAGCAGATAAACAAAGAGCAGAAAACGGAGGTGGGACTGGCGCAGGTATTGCTGCAGCTGTGTTTCTATTTGTATTTAATTCTGTTTTTGGAGTGCTGTATTTGGGAGGCACATGGTTATTGCCAACTGAAGTTTCATCTTTACAATTAAGAGCAGCCACGGCAGCGTTATCAACGTCGTGCAACTGGCTTTTCAACTTTATGGTT GTTATGATTACTCCAGTTGCTTTCCAAAATATTGGTTATTACACCTATACGATTTTTGCGTGTATCAACATTTTGATAGCACCAATGATTTATATATTCTACCCAGAAACTTCAGGAAGAACATTGGAAGAATTGGATATAATTTTCAGTAAGACCCCAATTTGGAAACCATGGGAAGTTGTTGCCATAGAGAAAGAGACACCGAAACGTGACTTCACAAAGGATGTTGAAAAACCATTCACAGAACATATAGATCATGTAGAACTGGATTAA
- a CDS encoding ubiquinone biosynthesis protein (Putative NAD dependent epimerase/dehydratase family protein; Spider biofilm repressed), with amino-acid sequence MVKSIAVFGGNGFLGRKICEVGVRRGYDVTSFSRHGEPPEAVVHQPWVAKVNWEQADIFQPLTYQDKLKNYSTIVHSIGILFENQSYKKAMNSNFNFLSDIQNLANNIMGSNPMQKDNVKSTYAAIQRDSAVVLADNYIKSKAEPPRNFVYVSADKVPPLVPEEYITTKREAEFELSCKKGLRSIFLRPGAMYDETHEGGLTTRDVLLRGLRFGVGLKECIVGKHIAGDLVRPVVSTEQVAESLYDALDDKEFEGVVTVEQIQSKK; translated from the coding sequence ATGGTAAAATCAATTGCAGTATTTGGTGGAAACGGGTTTCTTGGACGTAAAATATGTGAGGTGGGAGTTCGAAGAGGCTATGATGTGACATCTTTTTCCAGACATGGTGAACCACCTGAAGCAGTAGTACACCAACCATGGGTTGCCAAAGTAAATTGGGAACAGGCCGATATTTTCCAGCCATTGACATATCAAGAtaagttgaaaaattatagTACCATTGTTCATTCAATAGGtatattgtttgaaaaCCAATCATATAAAAAGGCCATGAATTCaaactttaattttttgagTGATATCCAAAACTTGGCAAACAATATAATGGGAAGCAACCCAATGCAAAAAGATAACGTGAAGAGTACATACGCTGCAATTCAGCGTGATTCAGCAGTCGTATTGGCTGACAACTATATTAAATCCAAGGCTGAACCTCCACGCAACTTTGTTTATGTGTCTGCTGACAAAGTTCCCCCATTAGTTCCTGAAGAATATATCACTACGAAAAGGGAGgctgaatttgaattaagCTGTAAAAAGGGGTTACGGAGTATATTTTTGAGACCGGGAGCAATGTATGATGAAACTCACGAGGGTGGACTAACAACAAGAGATGTTTTATTACGGGGTTTGAGATTTGGTGTTGGGTTAAAAGAATGTATTGTTGGGAAACATATAGCAGGAGACCTCGTTAGGCCAGTGGTCTCAACTGAACAAGTTGCAGAGTCTTTATATGATGCATTAGACGATAAAGAGTTTGAAGGTGTGGTCACGGTTGAACAAATACAGAgtaaaaaataa
- a CDS encoding uncharacterized protein (Protein of unknown function; induced by nitric oxide; Spider biofilm repressed), with product MVFKFTIDNVLNKYIPRNRLSRLPRPIARLLGAHKDKPAADYFIWLEILIGTFAGVALLEGVFKSPNIFRDRHHAPMILASYGASAILCFNASQVPLAQPRNVLVGHFIASVIGLCIQKLFSLSKTGQDHYWASGALSVAVSSVAMSIGNCIHPPAGASALLPSIDEQVREMSWWFLPVQLVSSVLILSVACITGNVIRRYPVYWWTPADLGGEKENNLEADIEEESKEKPDSISIEPGIKTIFISSDKIVVPEELDLDEIDIDWLDSLKSKLKQLED from the coding sequence AtggttttcaaattcactATAGATAATGTACTTAACAAATACATTCCTCGCAACAGACTTTCAAGACTTCCTCGTCCTATAGCTCGTTTACTAGGTGCACATAAAGATAAACCCGCAGCCGACTATTTCATTTGGTTGGAAATTCTTATTGGAACATTTGCCGGTGTAGCACTTTTGGAAGGGGTATTTAAGAGTCCCAATATATTTAGAGACCGACACCATGCTCCAATGATACTTGCTTCATATGGTGCTTCGGCAATTTTATGTTTTAATGCATCGCAAGTACCCTTAGCACAACCACGAAATGTACTAGTTGGCCATTTTATTGCCTCGGTGATTGGGCTCTGCATCCAAAAGTTGTTTAGTTTAAGCAAAACCGGACAGGATCATTACTGGGCAAGTGGTGCACTAAGTGTCGCTGTTTCAAGTGTTGCAATGTCGATTGGAAACTGCATACACCCGCCCGCAGGCGCATCAGCTCTTTTGCCCAGCATCGATGAGCAGGTTCGTGAGATGAGCTGGTGGTTTCTACCAGTTCAGTTAGTATCAAGTGTGTTGATTTTATCTGTTGCATGCATAACCGGGAATGTAATACGGCGTTACCCAGTATACTGGTGGACACCTGCTGATTTAGGTggggaaaaagaaaacaatcTTGAAGCTGACATTGAAGAAGAGTCAAAAGAAAAGCCCGACAGTATACTGATTGAGCCAGGAATAAAGacaatatttatttcaagtgataaaattgttgttcCTGAAGAACTAGACTTAGACGAAATAGATATAGATTGGTTGGACAGTTTAAAATcgaaattgaaacaactCGAAGACTAA
- the PMR1 gene encoding Ca(2+)/Mn(2+)-transporting P-type ATPase (Putative secretory pathway P-type Ca2+/Mn2+-ATPase; required for protein glycosylation and cell wall maintenance; required for hyphal tip oscillation in semisolid substrate; putative ortholog of S. cerevisiae PMR1), translating to MSANPYDIEHKLPPQRANTPSLKYSQKSIEETAADLQTDIKLGLTNSQDVLNRRSIHGINELNGDEEESLLWKFISSFYQDPLILLLIGSAVISFWMGNKDDAISITLAITIVVTVGFVQEYRSEKSLEALNKLVPAEAKLTRTGSTSSVLAQVLVPGDLVHFSQGDRIPADIRLTEAVHLTIDESNLTGENRPVKKTVDTVNSSDPAVTERTDIAFMGTLVRDGHGSGIVVATAGQTVFGSVFEMMSDIEKPKTPLQQAMDKLGKDLSIFSFIVIGIICLIGIFQGRSWLDMFQISVSLAVAAIPEGLPIIVTVTLALGVLRMARQKAIVRRLPSVETLGSVNVICSDKTGTLTQNHMTVTKIWTADFKGSFNTPFLAVERLDDNTLHHQLTSNMHKVLECGNICNNARYSTESEKYVGNPSDIALVECLPHFGLEDMRGQKQRLYELPFSSNRKYMAVCVHTGDIEKSETIAKGATEKILQLCDRYYDENGSVKPLTEAIEESIHEKSRSLARDGLRVLAFAKNNKKFDEKTTEPTDLVFCGLIGMKDPPRPKVGQSIARLMQGGVHVIMITGDSPTTAVNIARQIGIPVVGDHAVLTGDQIDSLSEEALTKAIHDVSVFARTTPEHKVTIVKALQRRGDIVAMTGDGVNDAPALKLADIGIAMGKNGTDVAKEAADMVLTDDDFSTILSAIEEGKGIFNNIQNFITFQLSTSIAALTLVALSTFFGLPNPLNAMQILWINILMDGPPAQSLGVEPVDHEVMNKPPRKRNDVILTQQVIKRVLQSAAIIIVGTMYVFIKEMTDGVITARDTTMTFTCFVLFDMFNALSCRHYSKSIFELGMTNQMFNFAVLGSLIGQFCAVYVPFFQSIFQTEALNFGDILRLVILTSTVFAVDEIRKWLRRRKTVYTNNYSYGV from the coding sequence ATGAGTGCTAATCCATATGATATAGAGCATAAGTTACCACCACAACGTGCAAACACCCCATCACTCAAGTACTctcaaaaatcaattgaagaaactgCAGCAGACTTACAAACCGACATCAAATTGGGTTTAACCAATAGTCAGGACGTGTTAAATAGACGATCCATTCATGGAATCAACGAATTAAATGGAGATGAAGAGGAGAGCCTATTGTGGAAATTCATTTCATCATTCTACCAAGATCCTTTGATTTTGCTTTTGATTGGTTCTGCTGTGATTAGTTTTTGGATGGGCAATAAGGATGACGCCATATCGATCACATTAGCCATCACTATAGTTGTAACTGTTGGATTTGTTCAAGAATATAGATCCGAAAAGTCTTTGGAAGCATTAAATAAGTTAGTCCCTGCAGAGGCTAAGTTAACAAGAACTGGAAGCACATCCAGTGTGTTGGCCCAGGTTTTAGTTCCAGGTGATTTGGTCCATTTCTCACAAGGTGACAGAATCCCCGCAGACATTAGATTGACAGAGGCGGTTCATTTAACCATTGATGAAAGTAATTTAACTGGTGAAAACAGGCCCGTGAAAAAGACCGTAGACACGGTTAACTCTTCTGATCCAGCAGTTACAGAAAGAACTGACATTGCATTCATGGGTACATTGGTCAGAGACGGACATGGTAGtggtattgttgttgcaacAGCAGGTCAAACCGTGTTTGGGTCAGTGTTTGAAATGATGAGCGACATTGAAAAGCCCAAAACCCCATTGCAACAAGCAATGGATAAATTGGGGAAGGACTTGTCGATTTTCagttttattgttattggtaTAATTTGTCTCATTGGGATATTCCAAGGCCGTTCGTGGCTAGACatgtttcaaatttctGTGTCTTTGGCGGTTGCTGCTATTCCTGAAGGGTTACCTATTATTGTTACCGTTACCTTAGCATTGGGTGTGTTACGTATGGCCAGACAAAAGGCAATTGTTAGACGTTTACCAAGTGTTGAAACATTGGGATCTGTCAATGTTATTTGCTCAGACAAAACCGGTACATTAACCCAAAATCACATGACAGTCACCAAAATATGGACAGCCGACTTCAAAGGAAGCTTCAACACCCCCTTTTTGGCAGTAGAAAGACTTGATGACAATACTTTGCATCATCAACTTACATCCAATATGCACAAAGTTTTAGAGTGTGGTAATATTTGTAACAACGCCAGATATTCTACTGAGAGTGAGAAATACGTTGGGAACCCAAGTGATATTGCCCTTGTTGAATGCTTGCCCCATTTTGGTTTGGAAGATATGAGAGGACAGAAACAAAGACTTTATGAATTaccattttcttcaaatagAAAATACATGGCAGTTTGTGTGCATACTGGCGACATTGAAAAATCCGAAACCATTGCCAAAGGTGCCACCGAGAAAATATTGCAACTTTGTGATCGTTACTATGACGAAAATGGATCCGTGAAACCATTGACAGAAGCTATTGAGGAGTCCATTCACGAAAAGTCTCGTTCGTTGGCAAGAGATGGGTTGAGAGTGTTAGCGTTTGCtaaaaacaataagaaattTGACGAAAAGACAACAGAACCCACAGATTTGGTGTTTTGCGGTTTAATTGGTATGAAAGATCCACCAAGACCAAAAGTGGGACAATCGATCGCAAGGTTAATGCAAGGTGGTGTGCATGTTATTATGATTACTGGAGACTCCCCTACAACTGCAGTAAATATTGCCAGACAAATCGGTATCCCTGTGGTTGGAGACCATGCTGTATTGACAGGTGACCAAATTGATAGTTTGAGTGAAGAAGCCCTTACCAAAGCTATTCACGATGTTTCGGTGTTTGCGAGAACCACTCCGGAGCACAAAGTCACTATTGTGAAAGCTTTGCAAAGAAGAGGCGATATCGTTGCTATGACTGGGGATGGTGTGAATGACGCACCAGCTTTGAAATTGGCTGACATTGGTATAGCAATGGGTAAAAATGGTACAGATGTTGCTAAAGAAGCTGCAGATATGGTTTTGACAGATGACGACTTTTCTACAATCCTTAGTGCTATTGAAGAAGGTAAAGgtattttcaacaacataCAGAATTTCATTACTTTCCAATTGAGTACCAGTATTGCTGCATTGACTTTGGTTGCCTTATCTACTTTTTTCGGTTTGCCTAACCCCTTGAATGCTATGCAAATCTTGTGGATTAATATCTTGATGGATGGTCCTCCAGCCCAGTCTCTTGGTGTCGAGCCAGTTGATCACGAAGTTATGAATAAACCTCCAAGAAAACGTAACGATGTGATTCTTACCCAACAGGTTATCAAAAGAGTTTTGCAATCTGCTGCCATTATCATTGTTGGCACCATGTATGTGTTCATTAAAGAGATGACTGACGGTGTGATTACTGCTAGAGACACGACCATGACCTTTACGTGTTTTGTGTTGTTTGATATGTTTAATGCCTTGTCGTGCCGTCATTATTCCAAGCTGATTTTCGAATTGGGAATGACTAATCAAATGTTTAATTTTGCTGTCCTTGGATCATTGATAGGCCAATTTTGTGCCGTTTATGTGCCTTTTTTCCAAAGCATTTTCCAAACAGAGGCTCTAAACTTTGGAGATATTTTGCGTTTGGTTATTTTGACAAGTACTGTATTTGCTGTGGATGAAATTAGAAAGTGGTTACGTAGAAGGAAAACTGTGTATACCAATAACTATAGTTATGGTGTATAG
- a CDS encoding threonylcarbamoyladenylate synthase (Ortholog(s) have single-stranded telomeric DNA binding activity, role in regulation of translational fidelity, tRNA threonylcarbamoyladenosine modification, telomere maintenance and cytosol, nucleus localization) produces the protein MLSFTLRRAMSFTTRILKVRPESIQFVNDKPQISDNETLINLEIAAKELTTTHNAIGFPTETVYGLAGSALSDESVKSIYKAKNRPADNPLIVHISSIEQLKRKLINYEIPQVYLDLISHFWPGPLTILLPITKDSPISKLVTANQDTFAVRMPNHPVARALIAMSDTPIAAPSANASTRPSPTLAEHVYHDLNGKIPLILDGGACNVGVESTVIDGLVDPPMLLRPGGVSLEDIKRVGGKLWENIVVAKKTAGKLEPVKTPGMKYRHYSPTAKVVLFVNCGDGINAIENYLTNNKVDASTTKIALLKSKHFGEDHPHFIIKRLGTTGNEISHNLFKYLREVDEEDKVELIFVEGIDETNEGLAVMNRLSKAAMEVVNGGEA, from the coding sequence ATGCTTCTGTTTACTCTACGAAGAGCCATGTCATTTACAACCAGAATATTAAAAGTCAGACCCGAAAGCATACAGTTTGTGAATGATAAACCTCAGATCTCCGACAATGAAACCTTGATAAACTTAGAAATTGCTGCCAAAGAACTTACAACTACACATAATGCCATAGGGTTCCCAACAGAAACGGTGTATGGACTTGCTGGGTCTGCATTATCTGATGAATCAGTCAAATCTATATACAAAGCTAAAAACAGACCGGCAGATAACCCTTTGATTGTACATATATCATCGATCGAACAATTAAAACgcaaattgatcaattatgAAATACCACAAGTCTACCTTGATTTAATTTCCCATTTTTGGCCTGGTCCGTTAACCATTCTCTTGCCCATAACCAAAGATAGTCCGATATCAAAATTGGTAACTGCCAACCAAGATACGTTTGCGGTGAGAATGCCAAATCACCCAGTTGCACGAGCCTTGATTGCAATGAGTGATACACCAATTGCTGCCCCTTCAGCTAATGCATCAACCAGACCTAGTCCGACATTGGCAGAGCATGTTTACCACGATCTAAATGGTAAAATACCTTTGATTTTGGATGGTGGCGCATGCAATGTAGGTGTTGAAAGTACGGTTATTGACGGGTTAGTTGACCCACCAATGCTATTGCGACCAGGAGGTGTTTCATTAGAGGACATTAAACGCGTCGGTGGCAAACTATGGGAAAACATTGTTGTGGCGAAAAAGACAGCAGGAAAATTAGAGCCAGTAAAGACACCAGGGATGAAATATCGACATTATTCACCAACAGCAAAAGTGGTACTATTTGTCAATTGTGGAGATGGTATAAATGCcattgaaaattatttgacCAACAATAAAGTAGATGCCAGTACCACCAAGATAGCGTTGTTGAAATCGAAACACTTTGGCGAGGATCACCCAcactttattattaaaagacTAGGCACTACAGGGAATGAGATATCtcataatttgtttaaataCTTGAGAGAAGTGGATGAAGAGGACAAGGTGGAATTGATATTTGTCGAAGGGATAGACGAAACAAACGAAGGACTAGCGGTCATGAATCGATTAAGCAAAGCTGCTATGGAAGTAGTTAATGGAGGGGAGGCATAG